The following DNA comes from Papaver somniferum cultivar HN1 chromosome 4, ASM357369v1, whole genome shotgun sequence.
GTCCACAAGAGGTTGGATAAGGTGAACAAATCTCGGCCATCGAAAAACCAACTATCAGTGTGAAAAATCCTGCTATTGGCCATCCATATATTATTGTCAAGGGCCCTCCAAACGTCAAACCAGTGTTGTACGTTGTTGTCAATCCAGTTATCACTGATACGATTGAGAACGTCACAGCAAAGTTTGATAACGCACTGCATATATCATATCGCCGATCAACAATTGATTGAAGCTCAACTTCATGATATCCAAACAGTTTATAAATAGAGCGGAAATTCTAAAATGGTATccatttttgggaaaaaaaatcaagatttTAGCAATTTAATCTCGCAATAATCTGAAAATTGACCTTAAAATGGAAATATGAAGCTCAAAATGTTATGGAGCAAAATGAAAAATCAATCTAAGAAAAGTAAGAAGTGATTCAGATAGACTTTAACTTACGAGAGTGTCCGGCTGAGTTCTTGTTTATAACCGAGCTGATTCAAACGAGAATCATCAGCTTTCACAGCAGCTTCATTATCATCATATTCATGAGTTTGTAATGCGAGATAAGGAGCTTCTTCTTCAGAAACcttagaactctccctcattcTCATTTTTTTGATCTCCACGAAGTTCTTCAGAGAAGTGCTAATATGGAGTACTAAGTGAAACTTTTATTTCCGAGATACTGTAGCTACCACAACTACCAGCTTATATAGTTCATAGTTGAATTTTTTTACAATAGGAGATATTAGATGGACGGAAGTTACACCGTGGTTAAGATTTAACCCTTACCGGAACTGGTAAATATTTTGTTG
Coding sequences within:
- the LOC113275413 gene encoding amino-acid permease BAT1-like, whose amino-acid sequence is MRMRESSKVSEEEAPYLALQTHEYDDNEAAVKADDSRLNQLGYKQELSRTLSALSNFAVTFSIVSVITGLTTTYNTGLTFGGPLTIIYGWPIAGFFTLIVGFSMAEICSPYPTSCGLYFS